Proteins found in one Actinokineospora alba genomic segment:
- a CDS encoding oligopeptide/dipeptide ABC transporter ATP-binding protein has protein sequence MTNPQPRAPILQAQAIEAGYGRASRSGRILHRVDLAVTPGQTVGVVGESGSGKSTLAKVLVGQLSPMGGSVLLAGDPLTTARSRVMRNRRRLVQLVPQDPYSSLDPRMTVGRAIAEAIDPRRSSLGAHRQRVNDLLEKVALDASAADRLPHEFSGGQRQRIVIARALAAKPRVLVADEVTAALDSSVQAEVLNLLRSLQADLGIGMVFITHDLALARYLCTEIGVLYLGKMMEAGNMTVLDHPAHPYTRVLLDSVPDRKGTLLTNATPTLGADAVPDPAAPPPGCVFHPRCPVGPLVIPERTRCATEAPSFDDIADGQRRVACHFPLRTEAVSGHQAPEPTNGH, from the coding sequence ATGACCAACCCACAGCCCCGCGCTCCCATCCTCCAAGCGCAAGCAATCGAGGCGGGCTACGGCCGCGCGAGCCGCTCGGGGCGCATCCTGCACCGCGTCGATCTTGCCGTGACGCCCGGTCAGACCGTTGGCGTAGTAGGAGAGTCCGGTTCCGGCAAGTCGACGTTGGCGAAGGTACTCGTCGGACAACTGTCGCCAATGGGAGGGTCAGTCCTGCTGGCCGGAGACCCGCTCACGACCGCGCGGAGTCGCGTCATGCGCAACCGGCGCAGGTTGGTGCAGCTGGTACCTCAGGACCCATACAGTTCGCTCGACCCACGCATGACGGTTGGCCGCGCAATCGCGGAGGCGATCGACCCTCGGAGATCCTCACTCGGCGCCCACCGGCAACGCGTGAACGACCTCCTCGAGAAGGTCGCTCTGGACGCCTCGGCCGCGGACCGCCTGCCCCACGAGTTCTCTGGTGGCCAGCGGCAGCGGATCGTTATCGCCCGCGCGCTGGCCGCCAAACCGCGCGTTCTGGTCGCCGACGAGGTCACCGCGGCACTCGACTCATCAGTCCAGGCCGAAGTCCTCAACCTGCTTCGGTCCCTTCAGGCAGATCTTGGCATCGGCATGGTGTTCATCACCCACGACCTAGCGCTCGCCCGCTACCTGTGCACCGAGATCGGCGTCCTGTACTTGGGCAAGATGATGGAGGCCGGAAACATGACCGTGCTCGACCATCCCGCCCACCCCTATACCCGCGTTCTGCTCGACAGCGTCCCCGATCGTAAGGGGACACTGCTGACGAACGCGACCCCGACACTGGGAGCAGACGCGGTTCCCGACCCAGCGGCACCGCCGCCCGGCTGCGTGTTCCATCCTCGATGTCCCGTGGGTCCCCTGGTGATCCCAGAGCGGACGCGCTGTGCCACGGAGGCACCCAGCTTCGACGACATCGCCGATGGGCAGCGCCGAGTGGCTTGCCACTTTCCACTCCGCACGGAGGCCGTCAGCGGGCATCAAGCGCCCGAACCGACCAATGGACACTGA
- a CDS encoding dipeptide/oligopeptide/nickel ABC transporter permease/ATP-binding protein → MTQRSQRPPAMLIAGSSLLALIILVAILGPLLLGDHAEQLTADVRQGPAAAHWLGTDAFGRDILARTLVATRLTLLMALASTLIASIVGIGFGALAALGSLRTRQLGARLVDLLVSYPPIIIAIAIIAIFNPGKVSVAVGVGVALVPQFARLANKLTAVVLTKDYISLARLLGVPGGRLALRHVLPNIAAPLLVLVSVVFATSIIALSGLSFIGLGVQQPDYDWGQLLAAGLRDMYQAPAAVFGPSIAILITGLAAGLLGDGFDAYFQPRSGARTRRASSAPLAGKTSEDTYEEMSCSDVVKVRQLKIGAGEDVDDIPLVRGISFHIRAGEIVGLVGESGSGKSLTAMATARLASPQLVWSAATLNVAGASLADPDIVPPKHIATDLGVVFQDPSSCFNPAMRLGAQLTEVARVHRGLAKKQAWDEALNRLAEVRISNPRLRMRQYPHELSGGMRQRAMIAMALLSEPKLLIADEPTTALDVTVQADVLRLMKQLTTSHDMAMLLISHDINVVATMCDRIYVMYAGSIVEEVTTEDLRSGHVMHPYTQALLAAALDSQTDVTQPLQALHGRPPEPADYIRGCAFAARCPLVHETCLTVAPALQRHGDGEVSCHAMAPATQETMSR, encoded by the coding sequence GATCATGCAGAGCAGCTCACGGCCGACGTTCGCCAGGGACCGGCTGCGGCGCACTGGCTGGGCACTGACGCTTTCGGCCGCGACATTCTCGCCCGCACGCTGGTCGCGACCCGCCTGACCCTCCTGATGGCCCTGGCTTCCACCCTGATCGCCAGCATCGTGGGGATCGGGTTCGGTGCACTCGCCGCACTCGGCTCCCTGCGCACGCGCCAACTCGGCGCCCGCCTGGTCGACCTTCTGGTCAGCTATCCGCCTATCATCATCGCCATCGCGATCATCGCCATCTTCAACCCCGGCAAGGTCTCCGTAGCCGTCGGCGTTGGGGTCGCTCTCGTCCCGCAGTTCGCACGTCTCGCGAACAAACTGACAGCAGTCGTGCTGACTAAGGACTACATCAGCCTCGCGCGGTTGCTCGGCGTACCCGGGGGGCGACTGGCGCTTCGCCACGTGCTGCCCAACATCGCCGCACCCCTACTCGTGCTCGTTTCGGTCGTGTTCGCAACCAGCATCATCGCCCTCTCCGGGCTCAGCTTCATCGGCCTAGGCGTTCAACAGCCCGATTACGACTGGGGCCAACTGCTCGCAGCCGGTCTGCGCGACATGTACCAGGCACCCGCTGCGGTATTCGGTCCCTCGATCGCCATCCTCATCACCGGACTCGCCGCTGGGCTCCTGGGTGACGGGTTCGACGCCTACTTCCAACCTCGGAGCGGCGCCCGAACACGGCGGGCGAGCAGTGCGCCCCTCGCCGGCAAGACCAGCGAGGACACGTACGAGGAGATGTCGTGCTCGGACGTTGTGAAAGTCCGGCAGCTCAAGATCGGCGCCGGCGAGGACGTCGACGACATCCCCCTGGTCCGGGGAATCAGCTTCCACATCCGGGCAGGTGAGATCGTTGGGCTGGTGGGCGAATCTGGTTCGGGCAAATCATTGACGGCCATGGCGACCGCCCGCCTAGCTTCGCCTCAACTCGTGTGGTCGGCAGCGACCCTGAACGTCGCCGGCGCCAGCCTGGCTGACCCCGACATCGTGCCTCCCAAGCACATCGCGACCGACCTCGGCGTGGTCTTCCAGGACCCGTCGTCGTGCTTCAATCCCGCCATGCGACTCGGCGCGCAGCTGACCGAGGTTGCCCGGGTGCACCGGGGGCTCGCCAAGAAGCAAGCTTGGGACGAAGCACTTAACAGACTCGCGGAGGTCCGCATCTCCAATCCGCGGCTGCGGATGCGCCAGTACCCCCACGAGCTCTCCGGCGGCATGCGGCAGCGAGCCATGATCGCGATGGCTCTGCTCTCCGAGCCCAAGCTGCTAATCGCGGACGAGCCGACAACGGCACTCGACGTCACCGTACAAGCCGACGTGCTTCGCCTCATGAAGCAGCTCACGACCTCGCACGACATGGCGATGCTCCTCATCTCGCACGACATCAACGTCGTGGCCACGATGTGCGACCGCATCTACGTCATGTATGCAGGCAGCATCGTCGAGGAGGTGACCACCGAGGACCTGCGATCGGGACACGTGATGCACCCGTACACCCAGGCGCTTCTGGCGGCCGCACTCGACTCCCAAACCGATGTCACGCAACCTCTGCAAGCGCTGCACGGACGCCCGCCGGAGCCGGCCGACTACATCCGCGGGTGCGCCTTCGCCGCCCGCTGCCCTCTCGTTCACGAAACGTGCCTCACTGTCGCCCCCGCCCTGCAGCGACACGGCGACGGCGAGGTGTCCTGTCACGCCATGGCTCCCGCTACTCAGGAAACGATGTCTCGATGA